The window TATCACTGTATGACCAGAACGGTGAATGGAGAGCGTTTGTTTGGGGACCGCGAGAAGGAGATCCTGCGGAAGATGATCTGGCAGGTGGCGGATTTCTGCGGGGTCGAGGTGTTGACCTACTGCGTGATGGCGAATCACTTTCATGTCCTTTTGCGGGTTCCGGATGCTTCGGAAGTCTCTGAT of the Coraliomargarita sinensis genome contains:
- a CDS encoding transposase, with protein sequence MRTRRLKVLGSDATYHCMTRTVNGERLFGDREKEILRKMIWQVADFCGVEVLTYCVMANHFHVLLRVPDASEVSD